The Clostridium bornimense genome includes a region encoding these proteins:
- a CDS encoding KAP family P-loop NTPase fold protein — protein MDGDILVSFDDDIYNRKIIAEQLTKIIDSQDESLVISIDSDWGTGKTTFIKMWDNMLQTESYNEKFFTFYFNAWEHDYVSDPLLALFSEIQSQIEKNKNKLYQKLDNIKDIIAPLGKHATVAGIKLLTANIFDLSYINLNKSTESALIDLSQKVGETAIKQISESKTIRKEFKDEMHKLQQNSNKKIIFFIDELDRCRPTFAIELLEVIKHLFNIEKYIFVIAIDKEQLSHSVATIYGQGMDSIGYLRRFFDLDYRLPHINIKNYFNDKVFSMLKDFKNIELFGVFLKEYIYLENFSLRDIDKTVYYLKLLLPIIDEFNNDNNYKPVYIIAISYIYSYLITMKIKEPLIYKKLVLGNYNKNHLNNYIKSINIENYKKNINNWHPKQIQKVINPVLKKFLSLNLLRIQNSDINVFSIPYDNSYLIGLTNDNNDDFLSEYTFDLKNLFIDEKKNIISKLEFIDNFQDK, from the coding sequence ATGGATGGAGATATTCTAGTCTCATTTGATGATGACATATATAACAGAAAAATTATTGCTGAGCAACTAACTAAAATAATAGACTCTCAAGACGAGTCCTTAGTTATTTCTATTGATTCTGATTGGGGAACAGGAAAAACAACTTTTATAAAAATGTGGGATAATATGTTACAGACAGAATCGTATAATGAGAAATTCTTTACATTTTATTTTAATGCTTGGGAACATGATTATGTAAGTGATCCACTTTTAGCATTGTTTTCTGAAATTCAATCTCAAATTGAAAAAAATAAAAACAAGTTATATCAAAAACTTGATAATATTAAAGATATTATTGCACCCTTAGGAAAACATGCAACAGTAGCTGGTATAAAATTATTAACAGCAAATATATTTGACTTAAGTTATATAAATTTAAACAAATCTACTGAATCTGCATTAATAGATTTATCTCAAAAAGTTGGAGAAACTGCTATTAAGCAAATATCTGAAAGTAAAACAATTAGAAAAGAGTTTAAAGATGAAATGCATAAGCTACAACAGAATTCTAACAAAAAAATTATATTTTTTATAGATGAATTAGATAGATGTAGACCAACATTTGCTATAGAGTTATTAGAAGTTATAAAACATCTATTCAATATAGAAAAATATATTTTTGTTATAGCTATAGATAAAGAACAATTGTCTCACTCAGTTGCTACTATTTATGGACAAGGCATGGATAGTATCGGATATCTAAGAAGGTTTTTTGATTTAGATTATAGATTACCACATATAAATATAAAAAACTATTTTAACGATAAAGTTTTTAGTATGTTAAAAGATTTTAAAAACATAGAATTGTTTGGAGTGTTTTTGAAAGAATATATATATTTAGAAAACTTTTCTTTAAGAGATATAGATAAAACTGTTTACTATTTAAAACTATTATTACCAATAATAGATGAGTTTAATAATGATAACAACTATAAGCCAGTATATATTATAGCTATTAGCTATATATATTCTTATTTAATAACTATGAAAATTAAAGAGCCCTTAATCTATAAAAAGCTTGTTTTAGGGAATTATAATAAAAATCACCTTAATAATTATATTAAATCTATTAATATTGAAAATTATAAAAAGAATATAAATAATTGGCATCCGAAACAAATTCAGAAGGTTATTAACCCTGTATTAAAAAAATTTTTAAGCTTAAATTTATTACGAATACAAAATAGTGATATTAATGTATTTAGTATACCATATGATAATAGTTATTTAATTGGATTAACTAATGATAATAATGATGATTTTTTATCAGAGTATACCTTTGATTTAAAAAATTTATTTATTGATGAAAAAAAGAATATAATTTCAAAGTTAGAGTTTATAGACAATTTTCAAGATAAATAA
- a CDS encoding tyrosine-type recombinase/integrase: protein MKETIKLPSILEEFLHYLTSVQGRAAGTVNGYCSDLILFLRYMKKEKISSLSNISIDYITIADIDKKFINSITIEDIHNFIKYLDTTKGNKNTTRSRKITSIRVFYKYLLNIGAIDTNITEDLKTPKKTKTMPVYLSEYEANNLLNIIDYSHTVNRERDYCIYTLLLNLGLRISELLNIKFKDIYNDSIKILGKGNKERIVFLNEVSQHSINQYLKVRNKKWNNDLEDYLFISTRGAKLNPRTVQLSIKKYCSMANINEDCTPHKLRHTMATLLLKNGTDVRTLQRILDHESLNTVSIYTHVNDEDVRRAIEGNPLNRR from the coding sequence ATGAAAGAAACTATTAAACTTCCTTCTATTTTAGAAGAGTTCCTACATTACTTAACATCAGTACAAGGAAGAGCAGCTGGAACTGTTAATGGGTATTGTAGTGATTTAATTTTATTTTTAAGATATATGAAAAAAGAAAAGATATCATCTTTAAGTAATATATCTATAGATTATATTACTATAGCTGATATTGATAAGAAATTTATAAATAGTATTACTATAGAAGATATCCATAACTTTATTAAATATCTGGATACTACAAAAGGTAATAAAAATACTACAAGGTCTAGGAAGATAACATCTATAAGAGTTTTTTATAAATATCTATTAAACATAGGAGCAATAGATACCAATATTACAGAAGATTTAAAAACACCTAAGAAAACAAAAACCATGCCTGTTTATTTAAGCGAATATGAAGCTAATAATTTACTTAACATAATTGATTATTCCCATACTGTAAATAGAGAAAGAGATTACTGTATCTATACATTACTTCTTAATCTAGGACTTAGAATATCAGAACTTCTTAATATTAAGTTCAAGGATATTTATAATGATTCTATTAAAATACTTGGTAAAGGAAATAAGGAAAGAATAGTTTTTCTTAATGAAGTATCTCAACACTCAATAAATCAGTATCTTAAAGTTAGAAATAAAAAGTGGAATAATGACTTAGAAGATTACTTATTTATAAGCACCAGGGGTGCTAAGCTAAACCCTAGAACTGTTCAACTTAGTATTAAAAAATATTGTAGTATGGCCAATATAAATGAAGATTGTACTCCTCATAAACTACGTCATACTATGGCTACATTACTTCTTAAAAACGGTACTGATGTTAGAACACTTCAAAGAATATTAGATCATGAAAGTCTTAATACTGTATCTATTTATACTCATGTTAATGATGAAGATGTTAGGAGAGCTATTGAGGGGAATCCATTGAATAGAAGATAA
- the tnpB gene encoding IS66 family insertion sequence element accessory protein TnpB (TnpB, as the term is used for proteins encoded by IS66 family insertion elements, is considered an accessory protein, since TnpC, encoded by a neighboring gene, is a DDE family transposase.) has product MLNIDKVETVYIACGPTDLRKSIDGLVMIVKNQLQLNPFDKALFVFCNKQMDKLKILHFDEGFWLYYHRLEGNRFKWPATQEEAVSVNIEELRWLLKGYEVRIKSKFKPVKEGNYY; this is encoded by the coding sequence GTGTTAAATATAGATAAGGTTGAAACAGTATATATAGCCTGCGGCCCAACAGACTTAAGAAAAAGTATAGATGGATTAGTAATGATAGTAAAAAATCAACTGCAGCTCAATCCTTTTGATAAAGCATTATTTGTTTTTTGTAATAAACAGATGGATAAGTTAAAGATACTCCATTTTGATGAAGGATTTTGGTTATATTATCATCGTTTAGAAGGAAATCGCTTTAAATGGCCTGCTACGCAGGAGGAAGCAGTAAGTGTAAATATAGAAGAATTACGTTGGCTTTTGAAAGGATATGAAGTGAGAATAAAGTCTAAATTTAAACCAGTAAAAGAAGGTAATTATTATTAA
- a CDS encoding phage holin family protein: MDNIIKSMNLIFSFIATIVTWIFGGWNISIIVLISFMALDYITGILKAYISNNLSSSIGIKGIAKKGLILIVLIVGSLLDRLINSNEWIFRTLICYFYISNEGLSLLENCALLGLPLPDKLLNSLKQLQEKK; the protein is encoded by the coding sequence ATGGATAATATTATAAAATCCATGAATCTAATCTTTTCTTTTATTGCTACCATTGTTACATGGATCTTTGGAGGTTGGAATATTTCAATAATAGTTTTAATTTCTTTCATGGCATTAGATTATATAACAGGTATTTTAAAAGCTTATATATCAAATAATTTATCGTCTTCTATTGGTATTAAAGGTATAGCCAAAAAAGGGTTAATTCTAATTGTTCTTATTGTAGGTTCACTATTAGATAGATTAATAAATTCAAATGAGTGGATTTTTAGAACATTAATATGTTACTTTTATATTTCAAACGAAGGATTAAGTTTATTAGAAAATTGTGCACTACTAGGATTGCCATTACCGGATAAATTACTAAATTCGTTGAAGCAATTGCAAGAAAAAAAGTAA
- a CDS encoding sigma-70 family RNA polymerase sigma factor, with protein MLSYKEIENLVGDSKKGNKLSTMELVKHFEPFIFNAVKNVNISGYDTNDLIQVGYSALIVAINKYNVNSNTFCSYAYRAIKNAINYTIRSNVKHNNLSLNNTIDEEKTMTIIDNIQDESTLEDTYLTKLTNNQLSKVLSNLNYEDKELIKEIYFNKTSVRKYAEKHQIYYQKALRRKNRILMELRDKFQGEG; from the coding sequence ATGCTATCTTATAAAGAAATCGAGAACTTAGTAGGAGATTCAAAGAAAGGAAACAAGCTATCCACAATGGAGCTTGTAAAACACTTTGAGCCTTTTATTTTTAATGCAGTAAAAAACGTTAACATAAGTGGATACGATACTAATGATTTAATACAAGTAGGTTATTCTGCCCTAATAGTTGCCATAAACAAATATAATGTAAACTCAAATACATTCTGCTCCTATGCCTATAGAGCAATTAAGAACGCTATTAACTATACAATAAGATCTAATGTTAAGCATAATAACCTTTCCTTAAACAACACTATAGATGAAGAAAAAACAATGACTATTATAGATAACATTCAGGATGAAAGTACTTTAGAAGATACATATTTAACCAAACTTACTAATAACCAGTTAAGTAAGGTTTTAAGTAACTTAAACTATGAAGATAAAGAACTTATTAAAGAAATTTACTTTAATAAAACATCTGTAAGGAAGTATGCTGAGAAGCATCAGATATATTATCAGAAAGCTTTAAGAAGAAAGAATAGAATACTTATGGAGCTTAGAGATAAGTTTCAGGGGGAAGGATGA
- a CDS encoding LytR/AlgR family response regulator transcription factor, translating into MIKIFICEDNKEQKEKFKDIISNIIMIENYDMEIELVTDDPYIVLDKLKNNTVTGLYFLDVDLRSSINGIQLAEQIRKYDPRGFIVFITTHAEMSYLTFMYKVEAMDYIIKDNYKNIGDRIKACIKNALDKYKIKSSELQKVFSVKLDDRIINVDFNDIIFFETSTTIHKVILNCTNRQVEFYSNMKEVYKMLDERFCRCHTSFIINKDKIKEIDKKNRIIYMITGDECLASTRGIKKLLG; encoded by the coding sequence ATGATAAAAATTTTCATATGTGAGGATAATAAGGAACAAAAAGAAAAATTTAAGGATATTATAAGCAATATTATTATGATAGAAAATTATGATATGGAAATAGAATTAGTTACTGATGATCCATATATAGTTTTAGATAAACTAAAGAATAATACAGTTACTGGGCTATATTTTTTAGATGTGGATCTTCGTTCAAGTATAAATGGAATACAATTGGCAGAGCAAATAAGAAAATATGATCCAAGAGGATTTATAGTATTTATAACCACTCATGCTGAAATGAGCTATTTAACTTTTATGTATAAAGTAGAGGCAATGGATTATATCATAAAGGATAATTATAAGAATATAGGAGATAGAATAAAAGCATGTATAAAGAATGCTCTTGATAAATATAAAATAAAATCTTCAGAACTACAAAAAGTATTTTCAGTGAAATTAGATGATAGAATTATCAACGTTGATTTTAATGATATTATTTTCTTTGAAACATCGACTACTATACATAAGGTAATTCTTAATTGTACTAATAGACAAGTAGAGTTTTATAGTAATATGAAGGAAGTTTATAAGATGTTAGATGAACGTTTTTGTAGATGTCATACCTCATTTATTATCAACAAAGATAAAATAAAAGAAATAGATAAGAAAAATAGAATCATTTATATGATAACAGGGGATGAATGTCTTGCGTCTACTAGGGGCATAAAGAAGTTATTAGGTTAG
- the tnpC gene encoding IS66 family transposase, translating to MNHEIISNELDERSQVLIEKVEEMEKEIDSKNKEIENLKNELEFLKGIISNKNKKIFGASSEKVDANQLCFFNEAEKHSDSKVEEPTVEEITYKRAKKSNNIGKKDNLANLERKIIEHKLEGDDLICDKCGSELVEIGVKSRKEILIYIPGKLIVEEHVLYSYACKTCEKENEDSKIVSPEMPKTIFYNSMASNELIAHTIALKYLHAMPLYRQQSYFDMMGATLSRQTLCNWTMSAAKALEPIYNYMKKELLNRNYIHADETTLKVINDNGKSSKSKKYMWLYMSETNAKPIILYDYQNTRSSSCPKAFLGEYSGYLQTDGYSGYNSVSEATRLYCLAHIRRKFYEIVENLDKEALKKSRGVIGFNYCEQIYKLEKELRETYSSNEDYYDIRFNIRKEKLEPILDNFIEYVETEIKNALPRSPLGKALDYAKKHLPGLKNVLLDGSLEIDNNAAERAIKPFVIGRKNFLFANTAKGATSSAKLYSIIETAKANKVVVEKYLVYLFNNLLNIDSNNSEALENLMPWSSSIPDNLKIKIKK from the coding sequence ATGAATCACGAAATTATTAGCAATGAACTTGATGAAAGAAGCCAAGTATTAATTGAAAAAGTCGAAGAAATGGAAAAAGAAATAGATTCTAAAAATAAAGAAATAGAAAATCTCAAAAATGAATTAGAGTTTTTAAAAGGAATTATTTCAAATAAAAATAAAAAAATATTTGGAGCATCTAGTGAGAAAGTAGATGCTAATCAATTATGCTTTTTTAATGAAGCAGAAAAACATAGTGATTCAAAAGTAGAAGAACCTACGGTAGAAGAAATTACATATAAGAGAGCTAAGAAAAGCAATAATATTGGTAAGAAAGATAACCTTGCTAATTTAGAGAGAAAAATCATAGAACATAAATTAGAAGGCGATGATTTAATCTGTGATAAATGTGGCAGTGAACTAGTTGAAATTGGAGTTAAATCTAGAAAAGAAATTTTAATATATATTCCTGGTAAATTAATAGTAGAAGAACACGTATTGTACAGCTATGCTTGTAAAACATGCGAGAAGGAAAATGAAGATAGTAAGATTGTTTCACCAGAAATGCCTAAAACTATTTTCTATAATAGCATGGCTTCTAATGAATTAATTGCTCATACTATTGCACTTAAATATCTTCATGCTATGCCATTATATAGGCAACAGTCTTATTTTGACATGATGGGGGCTACTCTTAGTCGTCAGACTTTATGTAACTGGACCATGTCAGCTGCTAAAGCATTAGAGCCGATATATAATTACATGAAAAAAGAACTTCTTAATAGAAATTACATTCATGCTGATGAAACTACATTGAAGGTAATCAATGATAATGGTAAGAGTTCTAAGTCTAAGAAATATATGTGGCTATATATGAGTGAAACTAATGCTAAACCGATAATCCTTTATGATTATCAAAATACTAGATCTAGCTCGTGTCCTAAAGCTTTTCTTGGAGAATATAGTGGATATCTACAAACTGATGGATATTCCGGATACAACTCCGTTAGCGAAGCTACTCGGCTATATTGCTTAGCTCACATAAGAAGAAAATTCTATGAAATAGTAGAAAATCTTGATAAAGAAGCCCTAAAAAAATCTCGTGGTGTAATAGGGTTTAATTATTGTGAGCAAATTTATAAACTTGAAAAAGAGCTTAGAGAAACATATTCTTCTAATGAAGATTATTATGATATTAGGTTTAATATAAGAAAAGAAAAATTAGAACCTATTCTAGATAACTTTATTGAATATGTTGAAACTGAAATAAAAAATGCACTTCCAAGAAGTCCGTTAGGTAAAGCGTTAGACTATGCTAAAAAACATTTACCTGGACTGAAAAATGTATTATTAGATGGATCACTAGAAATTGATAATAATGCTGCTGAAAGAGCTATCAAACCTTTTGTTATTGGAAGAAAAAACTTCTTATTTGCTAATACTGCTAAAGGTGCAACATCTAGTGCTAAGTTATACAGCATTATAGAAACAGCTAAAGCTAATAAAGTTGTTGTAGAAAAATATTTGGTTTATCTTTTTAACAATTTACTAAATATTGATTCTAATAATAGCGAAGCTTTAGAAAATCTAATGCCTTGGTCAAGTAGTATTCCTGATAATTTAAAAATTAAAATAAAGAAATAA
- the tnpA gene encoding IS66 family insertion sequence element accessory protein TnpA has protein sequence MYKKLSNDEWREYINRYYASDENLTVKDYCEENNINKSQFYYHKRKIEEKATPVFHPIKINTEANIVRKDIGASSEVKISIGNISVAIPTSETALINSLIKELLLKC, from the coding sequence ATGTATAAAAAGTTAAGTAATGATGAATGGAGAGAATATATAAATCGTTATTATGCTAGTGATGAAAATTTAACTGTAAAAGATTATTGTGAAGAAAATAATATTAATAAAAGTCAATTTTACTATCATAAAAGAAAAATTGAAGAAAAGGCTACGCCAGTATTTCATCCTATAAAAATTAATACGGAAGCAAATATCGTTAGAAAAGATATTGGAGCTTCATCTGAGGTGAAGATTTCAATTGGTAATATTAGCGTAGCTATTCCGACATCGGAGACTGCTTTGATAAATTCTTTAATTAAGGAGCTATTATTAAAGTGTTAA
- a CDS encoding YcxB family protein produces the protein MTIVYKLNRDHLFQTLSDIFIRTNKFKKLRLILTLLSGIIASAVCYLFKEFLTKYYSLLIIIFIIIAVMILYFLVCKTQIHIQFKGIIKKFYEKNDYNYVFLPTTLELTSDYIKYTTEHVVTKLNWNSIIAVYEIVDYFIININSETTLFIPLDTIINKDLFISIITNNTNIKIKKEYPRNWIYCK, from the coding sequence ATGACAATAGTTTATAAACTAAATAGAGATCACTTATTTCAAACATTAAGTGATATTTTTATCAGAACTAATAAATTCAAAAAACTAAGACTGATTTTGACTTTATTAAGCGGTATCATTGCTAGTGCTGTTTGTTACCTATTTAAAGAATTTTTAACCAAGTATTATTCACTACTAATAATTATATTTATAATAATCGCAGTTATGATTTTGTATTTTCTTGTCTGTAAAACTCAAATCCATATACAATTTAAAGGTATTATTAAAAAATTTTACGAAAAAAATGATTATAATTATGTATTTTTACCTACTACATTAGAACTTACATCTGATTATATTAAGTATACAACTGAACATGTAGTTACCAAATTAAATTGGAATTCAATTATTGCTGTTTATGAAATAGTAGATTACTTTATTATAAATATAAATTCTGAAACTACATTATTCATTCCGTTAGATACGATTATAAATAAAGACCTATTTATTAGTATTATTACTAATAACACCAATATTAAAATAAAAAAGGAGTATCCACGAAACTGGATTTACTGTAAATAA
- a CDS encoding RNA polymerase sigma factor, whose product MSKNIYKLIIDSKNGNSKALETLLDLFKGLLNKYAYFLDYEDAKNDLNLHFIKVIKTMTINESMNADAILVSYLHRSIKHEFLRLSKKKAKENYISLDLDIINESNENDINFDYLPDFIDKYLTAKEASIIKMIYLKDYSVNDVSKIMNTSRQAVNQCKKRSLIKLRNILEENSSFYG is encoded by the coding sequence ATGAGTAAAAATATTTATAAATTAATTATTGACAGCAAAAATGGAAATTCCAAAGCTTTAGAAACACTTTTAGATTTATTTAAAGGATTACTCAACAAATATGCATATTTTCTAGATTATGAGGATGCAAAAAATGATTTAAATCTTCACTTTATTAAAGTTATAAAAACTATGACAATTAATGAATCAATGAACGCTGATGCTATTTTAGTCTCCTATCTACATAGATCAATAAAACATGAATTCTTACGTCTTTCTAAAAAGAAAGCTAAAGAGAATTATATTAGTTTAGACTTAGACATAATTAATGAATCAAATGAAAACGATATAAATTTTGATTATTTACCTGATTTTATTGATAAATATTTAACTGCTAAAGAAGCATCAATAATAAAAATGATATACTTGAAAGATTATAGTGTTAATGATGTATCTAAAATTATGAATACTTCAAGACAAGCTGTGAATCAATGTAAAAAGCGTTCATTAATAAAACTAAGAAATATTTTGGAGGAAAATTCTTCATTTTACGGATAG
- a CDS encoding glycoside hydrolase family 73 protein codes for MEKQSFINLVKDGAIYGHRNHGILASVTIAQAILESGWGSSTLSVKAKNLFGIKAFDDWNGAYTTMDTTEYYNGMRQTVAAKFRAYDSFNDSIKSILNYYLQKDIELLGKLTLSYYKCY; via the coding sequence ATGGAGAAACAAAGTTTCATAAATCTTGTTAAAGATGGTGCCATTTATGGCCATAGGAACCATGGAATATTAGCATCTGTGACGATAGCTCAAGCAATCTTAGAAAGTGGATGGGGTAGTTCCACATTATCAGTAAAGGCTAAGAATTTATTTGGTATAAAAGCCTTTGATGACTGGAACGGTGCTTATACTACAATGGATACTACAGAATACTACAATGGTATGAGGCAAACTGTAGCTGCTAAATTTAGAGCCTATGATAGTTTTAATGATTCTATAAAGAGCATACTAAATTATTACTTACAGAAAGATATAGAGCTGTTAGGGAAGCTAACACTTAGTTACTATAAATGCTATTAG
- a CDS encoding sensor histidine kinase → MHTIYIIFILSFSILTILATLHNISGYKFSIIEKVLLFLSIIISYFILYLININLASISTYIIPIIFIYIRNNKLLKSIFIQAITCIIIIFSDNIITLIIIKCISEDFTRTTYGYIITSLLILILAYSISKLLSIIIKKYGSLITEYSKSKYSILIYVMVILTLGVFYININWNISDDATYLAQINGILFLIYGALMIIITAILLFILKKDQNFKIKEMQMNNLQEYTYNLECLYMDMRKFRHDYINIISSMADFIESKDIEGLAKHFTEHIYPLNTEMNKNNYKLGLLKNILMPEIKGLLSAKIIRAQELGVDVILEIVEPIDKINLDIIDLNRCLGIILDNAIEATLPSEEKKLHIAFIKKNSSIFIVVSNTFEGKIPPLSKIFKAGFSTKGKNRGLGLSNLKDIMNKYSNATLDTYIEDNRFTQNITISNY, encoded by the coding sequence ATGCATACCATCTACATTATTTTTATTTTATCATTTTCAATTTTGACAATATTAGCAACCTTACACAATATTAGTGGTTATAAATTTAGTATTATTGAAAAGGTTTTATTATTTTTATCTATTATCATATCATATTTTATTTTATACTTAATAAATATAAATTTAGCATCAATTTCTACATATATAATTCCAATAATCTTTATATATATAAGAAATAATAAACTACTTAAAAGTATTTTTATCCAAGCGATTACTTGTATAATAATAATATTTAGCGATAATATTATTACACTAATTATCATAAAATGCATTAGTGAAGATTTCACAAGAACTACTTATGGATATATTATAACTTCTTTGCTTATATTAATACTTGCATATTCTATAAGTAAATTATTATCTATAATTATAAAGAAATATGGTAGTCTTATAACTGAATACTCAAAATCTAAATATTCCATATTGATATATGTAATGGTGATATTAACTTTAGGTGTATTTTACATAAATATAAATTGGAATATTTCTGATGATGCTACCTATCTTGCTCAAATAAATGGTATATTATTTTTAATATATGGAGCGTTAATGATAATAATAACCGCTATATTGCTTTTTATATTGAAGAAAGATCAGAATTTTAAAATTAAAGAAATGCAAATGAATAACCTCCAGGAATATACTTATAATCTGGAATGTTTATATATGGACATGCGTAAGTTTAGACATGATTATATAAATATTATATCTTCAATGGCAGATTTTATTGAAAGTAAAGATATTGAAGGATTAGCAAAGCATTTTACCGAACATATATATCCATTGAATACAGAAATGAATAAAAACAATTATAAATTAGGTTTGTTAAAAAATATTCTAATGCCTGAAATTAAAGGACTTCTTTCTGCAAAAATTATCAGAGCTCAAGAATTAGGTGTTGATGTGATACTAGAAATAGTGGAACCCATTGATAAAATAAACTTAGATATAATAGATTTAAATAGATGTTTAGGAATTATACTAGATAATGCCATAGAAGCAACATTACCTAGTGAGGAAAAGAAGCTACATATAGCCTTTATAAAGAAGAATTCTTCTATATTCATCGTTGTATCAAATACCTTTGAAGGTAAAATTCCTCCTTTATCTAAAATATTCAAAGCTGGTTTTTCTACCAAAGGAAAAAATCGTGGCTTAGGGTTAAGTAATTTAAAAGATATTATGAATAAGTATTCTAATGCCACATTGGATACATATATTGAAGATAATAGATTTACTCAAAATATAACTATATCTAATTATTAA
- a CDS encoding accessory gene regulator B family protein, producing the protein MKINFKFDIYEYITIKIISFFKKKIDLNKSSLEKLSLGVLVLLINIFKIAFVLIVSLPLGILKETIVLVLFFGVLRFFSLGIHAKSSIGCTIMTLFIYIFSSYLSHNYPLSISIVMILSLISLIIIFVYSPADTYNRPLTDSKKRKKLKIQSLILSILYLLLSIIVNNLIFYNLIMYCLLFQSISIHPITYKIFKQPYSNYKNLIQ; encoded by the coding sequence ATGAAAATAAATTTTAAATTTGACATATATGAATACATAACTATAAAAATTATTTCTTTCTTTAAAAAAAAAATAGATTTAAATAAATCATCTTTAGAAAAATTATCTTTAGGAGTATTAGTTTTACTTATAAATATATTTAAAATAGCATTTGTACTTATAGTCTCTTTACCTTTAGGAATCTTAAAAGAGACTATAGTATTAGTGCTATTTTTTGGTGTTTTAAGATTCTTTTCCTTGGGTATTCATGCAAAAAGTAGTATAGGGTGTACAATTATGACCTTATTCATATATATTTTTTCTTCCTATCTTAGTCATAACTATCCTTTATCTATATCAATAGTGATGATTCTCTCATTAATTAGCTTAATAATTATATTTGTTTATTCTCCAGCAGATACTTACAATCGTCCATTAACTGACTCAAAAAAACGTAAAAAATTAAAAATACAATCATTAATACTTTCTATTTTATATTTATTATTAAGCATCATTGTTAATAATCTTATTTTTTACAATTTAATAATGTATTGTTTGCTTTTTCAATCAATTAGTATACATCCAATAACATATAAAATTTTTAAACAGCCCTATTCTAATTATAAAAATCTTATACAATAA